The genome window CCGTGGCGGACAGCACCCTGCACGGGTTCCGCTACAAGATCCTGGACACGGAGGAAGATCGCGTGGGCGACGTGGCGGTCATCGAAATCAAGATTTTCCTCGACGTGACCGTGCTGCCCGATGTGGAAAACCTGAAGGATTTCTCCCGCAGCATCTGGCGGCAGAAACGCCAGGCCGGACGGGACGTGGTCCTGGACATCTTCCTGCCGGACATGAATCCCAACGGCCTGGCCTATGCCGTGGCCCATTTCGATGCGCGCGGAGAGCTGGAGTTCTGGCTGCGCCGGACCATGCTGTTCGGCACGCGCTTCGCTCCGTAGACGGGAGTGGGGGCGGGAGCGCCGCCCCCTGATCAATCGCCGAAGAGGGGAATGGTCTTGCCCAGGACGGAGCGGAGGCCGGTCTTGCCCGCGTTCGCGGCCCGGCGCTTGAGGAAGAGGTTGCCGCAGCCCTGGCAGTGCCAGTGCTTGTCGTGCTCCTGCAGACGCACGAGCAGGGCCTCGCGGTCGTAGCAGACTTGGCAGAACGGGCCTTTTTTCTTGAAGTCCTCCAGGAGCCAGTATTTCTGGCCGTCGAACTCCATGTTTTCGGCCATGTCCAGCACCCGGGCCACCTCGGCCATCTGCCGGCGCAGCGCGTCGTTCTCCTCGCACAGCCGCAGATAATCCACCTGAAGCCGTCCGAGAATCGCCCGGGCTCCCTCCAGATCGCCGTGGCGGGCCAGGTCCAGGGCCCGTTTGAACTCCATGCCGCCGGTAAGACTCGGGGCCATGCTCCACCTCGCTTGTACGGTGTCCTCGCGCGTCTTATCGGCGCGAAGGCCGCCGTTCTTTAGGGGCCGCGCGTTGCCGCGGCCGGGCGAGGGGCTACTTGGTCTTGTGCGTGTACACGCCGTCCCAGCCCTCGCCGGGCGGATGGGCGCGCAGCGTCTCGCAACGCTCCTTGTACATGCCGTAGAGCACCTTGTCCCCGAAGCGGGCGATGCAGTCCGCGAAAGCCGCTTCCGCCTCCTCGAAGCGCGCGGCCCGATAGAGCTCCAGGGCGTGGCCGTAGGCCGCCAGCTCCTCGGACTGGGCCTCGGCCTGGGCCCGGGTGTGCACGGTGTAGATGGTCACCGGTTCGGTCTTGCCCTTGACCCGCACGCGATCCATCTCCGTGAAGGCGAAGCGTCCGGCGCAGGCAGCGCGGATGGCGTCGCTGACCAGGATGCGCTGGCCGTAGTACTTGGTCAGGCTCTCCAGGCGCGAGGTGAGGTTCACGTTGTCGCCGATGAGGGTGTAGTCGAAGAGGTCGGCCGAGCCCATGTTGCCCACGCGCACGCGGCCGCTGTGGATGCCCACGCCGATCTGGATGCCGAATCCGTAGGTGCGCTCGAATTCGCGGTTCAGCTCCTCCAGCCGGTCGAACATGGCCAGGGCGGCCGAGAGGGCCCGGAACTGGTGATCCGTCACGTCCAGGGGCGCGTTCCAGAAGGCCATGATGGCGTCGCCGATGAACTTGTCCAGGGTGCCGGAGTTCTCGGTGATGAGCCGGGTCATGGGCGTCAGATAGGCGTGCAGGAGCTCCGTGACCTGGGTGGGCGTGAGCTTCTCGGAGAGGGTGGTGAAGCCGCGCACGTCCGAGAAGAGGACCGTGACTTCCTTTTCCTCGCCCTCCAGGGTCAGGGCGTCGGGGTTGTCCATGATCCGGGAGATGACCGCCGGAGCCAGGTAGTGGGAGAAGGCCCCGTGGATGAACTTCTTGGCCCGCTCCTCGCGCCAGAACTTGAAGGCCGTGATCAGGGCGAAGTTCGCGGCCAGGGCCAGATAGGAGAACAGCGGCGAGATGTACATGCGCAGGTCGTCGAAGGCGTGGGCCGCGCCGAGCCAGAGGCCGACCGCGATGGCCGCCAGGGGGATGGTGAACCAGACGGCCCGGGCCCAGGTGAGCAGCAGGGTGGTCAGCAGGCCGACCATGATCATGCACAGAAACTCCACCCCCGGGGCCCAGTCCGGGATGGACAGGAAATCCTTGGCCAGGATGTTGTCCACGATGGTGGCGTGGGTCTCCACGCCGGGATAGACCGGATCGAAGGGGGTGGACCGCAGATCCTTGAGCCCGGCGGCCGAGGTGCCGATGAACGCGATTCTGTCCTTGAGCTTCGCGGGATCTACCCGGTCGGCGAGCACGTCGGCGGCGCTCACGTAGGGGAAGGTTCCCGCGCCGCCTTGGTAGCGCACGAACATTTCGCCCAAGCTGTTCAGGGGGATCACGGCCTGGCCCACGCGCAGGGATTCGGCCCCGGCCGGGCCGAGCTTGAGCACCGCGTTTCCGATCCCGGCGGCCTGCATGAGCGTGGCCAGGGCCAGGCTGGGGTACAGCTTGCCGTTCCAGGACACGAGCAGGGGCACGCGGCGCAGGATTCCGTCCATATCCGAGGCGGTGGTGAAGAATCCGCAGGCGGGCGCGGCCTGGGCCAGGGGCGGGTAGGGGCAGATCATCTCCCGGGCCTGGTGCAGGCATTGCTCGGGCTTGGGCGCGGCGGGGGAGGAGAGCAGGGCCACGCGCGCGGGCTTGAGGGCGCAGGCATGCGCCGGGACTCCGGTGGCGGCGTGGGTGAAGTTGTAGCCGAGCACGAACGGGCCCGAGGCCAAAACCCCGGCCAGGACCTGGTCGTTGTCCTCCAACTGCCGCGGCAAGCCCTGGAAGGAGATGTCCACCCGCAGCTCCTTCTTGAGCTGCTCCCGCAGCACCAGCGGCGAGGTCCGGTCCGGTTCGGCGAAAAGGATGTCCAGGCCCACGGCCAGGGCCCCGGCGGACTGCATCTTGGCCAGCAGCAGGGCGACCCGGTAGCGCGGCCAGGGCCACTGGCCGTATTCCGCCAGGCTTTTTTCGTCGATGTCCACGATGAGCGGCAGGTCCGTGGCGGCCTTGTGGCTGCCGCGCGTCAGCAGGACGTCGTATATCTTCGAGTCCAGGAAATTCAGAACCGGCGGACGAAAGACGAACAGCAACGCCATGAGGCAGGTGCAGGCGAGGCCGGAAGCAAAAATGATGAGCTTGTCCGTCTTGAAACGCTTCTTCGGCTTGGCCGACATGTCTCCCCCCTCGTGGCGCGATCGCGCCGGACAGCATGCTGCAAAGCGTTTTCCGGCCGAAGGCCGGTGTTTCTGGATGTATCTTTTTTTTCATCGCATTGGGAGTAGATTTTTCTAGTTATCTGTTATAATGAGCCAAAAAATCAGCTTCGTAAGAAAAGCTGTCGGAGCGCACGGGGGGTCGGATGAAGCGTCTCTTGGTTCGGAAGTGCTTGGTGGCGTGCCTCGCGGCCGTCTTGTTCGCCTTGCCCGCCGCATCCCAGGCCCAGGACGTTCCCAAATTCCCCCTCAGGCCCCTGCTCCGCGACCTGGCCGCGACCCATGACCGCATCAAGGCCGCCGAAGCCTCCTACGAATCCTCCCAGCACATGGTCGAGCGGGCCAAGAGCGGCTGGTATCCGCGCCTGGACGCCACGGCCGAGGGCGGCTACGAGGAGATGAGCAAGCCCGGCCAGGCGACCACGGAGAAGTGGCGCAACGTCCAGGGCCTGCGCGCCACCCAGCTGCTCTACGACTTCGGCGGCACTTCCGGCGCCGTCGACATGTACTCCGGCATGTCCGGCGAGATGGAGGCCCGGCGCGACCAGACCGTGCAGGACGTCCTCATCCGCGGCATCACCGCCTATCTGACCACCATCCGCGCCCGCGAAACCCTGAAATACGCCATCCAATCCGAGGACAACATCAAGCGCCTCTCCGGCATGCAGGAGGCCCTGGTGGCCCGGGGCGCGGGCCTGTCCTACGAGGAACTCCAGGTCAAGGCCCAGCTGGCGGGCTCCCAGTCCTACCGCGTGACCCAGGAGCGGGCCCTGTCCACGGCCAAGAACATGTTCCGCTCGGTCTTCGGCTTCGAGCCCAACGATGGCCAGATTCAGGGCATGGACGTGCCGGTGCTGCCCAAGGGGCTCATCCCCGACAGCCTGGACGCGGCCCTGGACACGGCCGTGAAGAACAACTTCGCGCTCAAGGAGCTGGAGTCCTCCGTGTCCCGGGCCGAGGGCGACCTCCAATCCCGGCAGGCGAGCTTCTATCCCAAGTTCCAGTTGGTGGGCGAGACACTGCGCAAGGAGAACGACCAGGGCGACAAGGGCCTGCGCGACGAACACCGCGCCGGCGTGCTCATGACCTACAACATCTTTTCCGGCATGGGCGACACCGAGAACGTGCGCGCCGCCAACGCCGACATCACCGCCGCCCGCAAGGGCCTCCTGGACCGCCGCCGCACGGTGGAGGAAAACGTCCGCAACGCCTGGGTCGACCTCATGACCCTG of Desulfovibrio aminophilus contains these proteins:
- a CDS encoding CHASE2 domain-containing protein, yielding MSAKPKKRFKTDKLIIFASGLACTCLMALLFVFRPPVLNFLDSKIYDVLLTRGSHKAATDLPLIVDIDEKSLAEYGQWPWPRYRVALLLAKMQSAGALAVGLDILFAEPDRTSPLVLREQLKKELRVDISFQGLPRQLEDNDQVLAGVLASGPFVLGYNFTHAATGVPAHACALKPARVALLSSPAAPKPEQCLHQAREMICPYPPLAQAAPACGFFTTASDMDGILRRVPLLVSWNGKLYPSLALATLMQAAGIGNAVLKLGPAGAESLRVGQAVIPLNSLGEMFVRYQGGAGTFPYVSAADVLADRVDPAKLKDRIAFIGTSAAGLKDLRSTPFDPVYPGVETHATIVDNILAKDFLSIPDWAPGVEFLCMIMVGLLTTLLLTWARAVWFTIPLAAIAVGLWLGAAHAFDDLRMYISPLFSYLALAANFALITAFKFWREERAKKFIHGAFSHYLAPAVISRIMDNPDALTLEGEEKEVTVLFSDVRGFTTLSEKLTPTQVTELLHAYLTPMTRLITENSGTLDKFIGDAIMAFWNAPLDVTDHQFRALSAALAMFDRLEELNREFERTYGFGIQIGVGIHSGRVRVGNMGSADLFDYTLIGDNVNLTSRLESLTKYYGQRILVSDAIRAACAGRFAFTEMDRVRVKGKTEPVTIYTVHTRAQAEAQSEELAAYGHALELYRAARFEEAEAAFADCIARFGDKVLYGMYKERCETLRAHPPGEGWDGVYTHKTK
- a CDS encoding TolC family protein, yielding MPAASQAQDVPKFPLRPLLRDLAATHDRIKAAEASYESSQHMVERAKSGWYPRLDATAEGGYEEMSKPGQATTEKWRNVQGLRATQLLYDFGGTSGAVDMYSGMSGEMEARRDQTVQDVLIRGITAYLTTIRARETLKYAIQSEDNIKRLSGMQEALVARGAGLSYEELQVKAQLAGSQSYRVTQERALSTAKNMFRSVFGFEPNDGQIQGMDVPVLPKGLIPDSLDAALDTAVKNNFALKELESSVSRAEGDLQSRQASFYPKFQLVGETLRKENDQGDKGLRDEHRAGVLMTYNIFSGMGDTENVRAANADITAARKGLLDRRRTVEENVRNAWVDLMTLRKNVELYQNQANITWEFLGLIKKKKAMGGEVNLLDILVGERDYISAVSSRVATEIDETLAGYTLLYQMGHVSLDNVAR